A part of Dreissena polymorpha isolate Duluth1 chromosome 13, UMN_Dpol_1.0, whole genome shotgun sequence genomic DNA contains:
- the LOC127854569 gene encoding matrilin-2-like, with amino-acid sequence MTAVCFDPYGCPNGGICKAPGICECRPGFFGNQCDDINECDKLNGGCSHECTNTPGSYRCSCPEGFNMATNMLTCIEIRTTTLSPPPVACALNNGNCSDTCVETNDGSRHCYCPKGYEISENGTTCKVIDRLQSVIVSTKDNFLLDVILMLSLSLITLLLLLVMCCFRRKSFDWHVRATSSMTSLVRNVKQRWGDWWKSKKPMYEKIRTVHEEYGHDYGQNSDQKRALNTNEDICNI; translated from the exons ATGACAGCCGTGTGCTTCGATCCGTATGGTTGCCCAAATGGAGGCATATGCAAGGCTCCGGGTATATGTGAATGCAGACCAGGGTTCTTCGGAAATCAATGTGATG ACATCAACGAGTGCGATAAGTTGAACGGCGGCTGTTCTCACGAGTGTACCAACACCCCGGGATCATACCGCTGTTCCTGCCCGGAGGGTTTCAACATGGCAACCAACATGCTAACTTGCATCG AAATACGCACAACAACGCTATCACCTCCACCCGTTGCTTGCGCATTAAATAACGGAAACTGCTCCGACACCTGCGTGGAGACCAATGATGGTTCCCGGCATTGTTATTGTCCAAAAGGATATGAGATCTCGGAGAATGGAACCACGTGCAAAGTAATAGATCGACTGCAATCAGTGATTGTTTCCACCAAAG ATAACTTTCTTCTTGACGTGATTCTTATGCTGTCGCTGTCATTGATAACACTTCTGTTACTGTTGGTCATGTGCTGCTTTAGGAGGAAGAGTTTTGATTG GCACGTTAGGGCTACGTCTTCGATGACATCCTTGGTGCGCAATGTGAAGCAAAGGTGGGGAGACTGGTGGAAGTCTAAGAAGCCAATGTATGAGAAAATCAGGACTGTACACGAGGAGTACGGACACGACTACGGCCAAAACAGCGATCAGAAGCGAGCGTTGAATACGAATGAGgatatatgtaatatatag